One Bemisia tabaci chromosome 7, PGI_BMITA_v3 DNA window includes the following coding sequences:
- the LOC140224971 gene encoding uncharacterized protein isoform X1, producing MWSIFGVLNIFLENTKEAQRFCKSMCKCPTVFCLLQVVQTEGEVVWTFCLGIHGGFNSGANAGVAMNILLHWCLPFLRQLVFDLDEFCNCEENNKTTFSMTKAEYLSLETKACRYHARSAVTEPGVKSLPAPEVQEPPALQVCAVCKAVGSNMRTDLNRLRGTRKLLAGKPVCGPCRNRNQPETRFHKCYICNCSRLKNLVFRPYVYPAPGTPENHRFICNNCRAKYKYKIEYVFFTKPVRWDRKPRSNTTLFRCIPV from the exons ATGTGGTCAATATTCGGTgtgttaaatatttttttagaaaacacCAAAGAAGCTCAGCGTTTCTGCAAGAGCATGTGCAAATGTCCAACGGTTTTCTGTCTGTTGCAGGTCGTTCAAACAGAAGGAGAGGTGGTGTGGACGTTCTGTCTGGGCATACACGGAGGGTTCAACTCGGGGGCCAATGCCGGAGTTGCAATGAACATCCTGCTTCATTGGTGCCTTCCGTTTCTGAGGCAGCTGGTTTTCGACCTGGATGAATTTTGCAACTGCGAAGA GAACAATAAAACTACATTCTCAATGACCAAAGCGGAATACCTGTCTTTAGAGACGAAGGCTTGCAGATACCATGCTCGGTCAGCGGTCACGGAGCCCGGTGTGAAGTCGCTGCCTGCGCCGGAAGTTCAGGAACCTCCTGCTCTCCAAG TGTGCGCTGTTTGTAAGGCCGTAGGAAGCAATATGAGAACGGACCTGAACCGTCTGCGAGGCACCAGGAAGCTCTTGGCAGGAAAACCTGTTTGCGGCCCTTGCAGAAACCGCAACCAACCGGAAACG AGATTTCACAAATGCTATATCTGCAACTGTTCGAGGCTCAAAAACCTGGTCTTCCGCCCTTACGTTTACCCGGCTCCAGGAACTCCAGAAAATCACCGGTTCATTTGCAACAATTGCAGAGCCAAATATAAATATAAGATTGAGTACGTATTTTTTACGAAACCGGTTCGGTGGGATAGAAAACCTCGTTCAAACACAACCCTATTCAGATGCATTCCTGTTTAA
- the LOC140224971 gene encoding uncharacterized protein isoform X2: protein MWSIFGVLNIFLENTKEAQRFCKSMCKCPTVFCLLQVVQTEGEVVWTFCLGIHGGFNSGANAGVAMNILLHWCLPFLRQLVFDLDEFCNCEENNKTTFSMTKAEYLSLETKACRYHARSAVTEPGVKSLPAPEVQEPPALQVCAVCKAVGSNMRTDLNRLRGTRKLLAGKPVCGPCRNRNQPETRFHKCYICNCSRLKNLVFRPYVYPAPGTPENHRFICNNCRAKYKYKIEGWTFDGVLLIHISEEQPGPSSSI from the exons ATGTGGTCAATATTCGGTgtgttaaatatttttttagaaaacacCAAAGAAGCTCAGCGTTTCTGCAAGAGCATGTGCAAATGTCCAACGGTTTTCTGTCTGTTGCAGGTCGTTCAAACAGAAGGAGAGGTGGTGTGGACGTTCTGTCTGGGCATACACGGAGGGTTCAACTCGGGGGCCAATGCCGGAGTTGCAATGAACATCCTGCTTCATTGGTGCCTTCCGTTTCTGAGGCAGCTGGTTTTCGACCTGGATGAATTTTGCAACTGCGAAGA GAACAATAAAACTACATTCTCAATGACCAAAGCGGAATACCTGTCTTTAGAGACGAAGGCTTGCAGATACCATGCTCGGTCAGCGGTCACGGAGCCCGGTGTGAAGTCGCTGCCTGCGCCGGAAGTTCAGGAACCTCCTGCTCTCCAAG TGTGCGCTGTTTGTAAGGCCGTAGGAAGCAATATGAGAACGGACCTGAACCGTCTGCGAGGCACCAGGAAGCTCTTGGCAGGAAAACCTGTTTGCGGCCCTTGCAGAAACCGCAACCAACCGGAAACG AGATTTCACAAATGCTATATCTGCAACTGTTCGAGGCTCAAAAACCTGGTCTTCCGCCCTTACGTTTACCCGGCTCCAGGAACTCCAGAAAATCACCGGTTCATTTGCAACAATTGCAGAGCCAAATATAAATATAAGATTGA GGGATGGACATTCGATGGCGTCCTCCTAATCCACATCAGTGAAGAGCAGCCAGGGCCTTCGTCGTCCATCTAG